The following DNA comes from Roseofilum reptotaenium CS-1145.
AGTTTTTGCGGAAAATCAAGTATTCTAGGTGACAGTTTGTCGGGACAGAGAGTTATGACACCAGCACAGCAGATGGCGACCTCAAAACTGAATCGACAGGGTAAATCTCAGCGTCATCTTCGCCTATCTGATAGAGTATCAACAACTCCGGTTGTCGAATCTGTGGTTTCTATTGGAGAATCTAATCGGCATCTGTACGTGAGCCGCTCTCAGACTTCGTCCGAGAGGATTATCTATCCCTTTGATCGCTTAAGTGAACAACCAACGGCCGTGTCTAATCCTGCGGATATCACAGAATCTGGGTTACCGTCCTCTGCTGAGGAGGAAAAGGGAATTTATTTGGATTTAGAAACCTTGCAAGGGTTTGAAGTGGCTAACCACCAGTTTGAACACTGGGGTATCCAGTTTCGCAATGCGATCGCCCTTCAACCCTCAAATCCTGCCTATCCTCCGAAGTCAGGAAGCATGGTACTCATTGCTGGCCCCAAAAGTGGTTGGATGGAAGTTCTATTTACTCAGCCTATTCGGGCTGTAAGTTGTTATGTGACTAGCTCGCGACGGATTACGTTGACAGGATTTAATAGAGAGAATGAGGCGATCGCCTATACCGAGTTATCAGAAGCGAATTTGGCTACCTTGAAGGGTTCAATTGCTCCTAATGCCCTGTTGACGTTAATAACAGAGACACCTGATATTTACCGGATTAATTTTTCGGCGTTTGATGGACAATTTAGTGTGGATGATTTTTATTTTTATTGGGATTAGCAATCCATCTTAAGATTGTAAGGTGTTGTTGCTTATTGTTTATGGATGTCTTCTAAACTTTTGAAGCAGTTTAGCGATCGCCTCTGGAGCGATCCACCATTGCGAGATCGGTTTATCCAAGCGTTCGATCAGCCACCTCCTTTACATCCCTGTATTCTCTGGTGTGAAGACCCTCCTTCAGAGCGTCCGTTTACCGTGGAACCGCCTCAACCCTGGCAACCGGAGCGGGTGGATCGACTCAGTTTAGGAGCGCAACCGGGAAAACATTCCGCCCACGATCGTGGAGCCTATTATTGTCTGGACTTTTCTTCTGTGTTTGCAGCATCTCCTCTGTTGCAACTTTCCGATATTAAAACGGCGATCGATGTTTGTGCCGCTCCAGGAGGTAAAAGTTTATTCACCTGGCATAATCTGCAACCGGACTTACTGCTGTGCAATGAAGTTGTCGGTAAGCGTCTGGGAACCCTCATGGCTAACTTAAGGCGGTGTCAAGTTGCTAACCTTTCAGAGCAGCAGGTGAGGACAAGCATTATCGCCACCCAACTCGACCCCCAACTGCTTGCCCAAGACTTTTCCCAAGCCTTCCAACTCGTCCTCGTCGATGCCCCCTGTAGCGGTCAATCCCTACTTTTGAAACAGAAAAAAGTCCCCGGATGTTTCCATAAAGTCACCCTGAACCGCAACGCAAACCGGCAAAAACGCATCATCGGCAATGCCGCCCAATTGGTCGCTCCTCAAGGCTATCTTCTCTACATGACTTGCACCTATTCCCTCGAAGAAAATGAGCAAATTTGTCAGTGGTTACTGAAAAAATATCCCCACTTTCAATCCGTCCCTGTTCCCCATCTTCTCGATTACCAATCCCATCTCACTCATCTTCCTTGCTATCGCCTCTGGCCTCACCAAGGGCTAGGCGCAGGTGCATTTACTGCCCTGTTTCAAAACCAGAATTTAGGGGAAATTACAGCGATTTCTAGAGAAGATTTAGCCGCCATTAATCGATTATAGTTGTGTCAATTCTTGCCCATCATAAATCAAGTTTTTGGTTCATAGGGGCGGGTTCATCCCGAAGTCTAGTGGATTGTTTCATCTAAAATAGTGCATTAGCTGCAATTTGTTGTAGGGCTTTAGCCCTAAAATGTTCAGAGCGCTAAAGCGCAACAACGGAGGAAATATAATGAATCAAATTAGATGAAACAGTCCACTAGAATGCGATCGCACCTCTCCACTTCAAATCCATTTAATAATGTTGTTGGACTAAACTGGGATTGAGTTTAGCTAAATTAGATACGAGATGACCGGGAATCATATGAGGGGGTGGTGGGAGAATTAAACCACACCACTGAGCTACGTCTACAGATAGGGTAATGCAATC
Coding sequences within:
- a CDS encoding RsmB/NOP family class I SAM-dependent RNA methyltransferase gives rise to the protein MSSKLLKQFSDRLWSDPPLRDRFIQAFDQPPPLHPCILWCEDPPSERPFTVEPPQPWQPERVDRLSLGAQPGKHSAHDRGAYYCLDFSSVFAASPLLQLSDIKTAIDVCAAPGGKSLFTWHNLQPDLLLCNEVVGKRLGTLMANLRRCQVANLSEQQVRTSIIATQLDPQLLAQDFSQAFQLVLVDAPCSGQSLLLKQKKVPGCFHKVTLNRNANRQKRIIGNAAQLVAPQGYLLYMTCTYSLEENEQICQWLLKKYPHFQSVPVPHLLDYQSHLTHLPCYRLWPHQGLGAGAFTALFQNQNLGEITAISREDLAAINRL